Proteins encoded by one window of Leptospiraceae bacterium:
- a CDS encoding MFS transporter produces the protein MITRSVWILSLVSLFTDIASEMLYPILPIYLQSIGFSVLFIGILEGIAEALAGLSKGYFGRLSDSYGKRLPFVQIGYAISAISKPLLVTWNLPLWVFIIRSADRLGKGIRTGARDALLSDESTKENKGKVFGFHRGMDTFGACVGPSLALIYLYFFPQNYKGLFLFAFFPGAIAITFTFFIKEKAKDSSKRTVKSSLWNFFTTSPVEYKNLILGLLLFSLLNSSDVFLLLRLKEIGISDTQIVLVYIFYNLVYAVFSYPMGYLGDKIGLKKAFIIGLILFSLVYLGMGHGGNFYFYLFLFSLYGIFAASTEGISKAWITNICPKESASAIGLYSGLNSISALIASSLAGLIWMNLGAESLFYMVGFGVFLVSIYFTKIKE, from the coding sequence ATGATTACCCGCTCCGTCTGGATACTCTCACTGGTAAGTCTATTCACAGATATTGCATCCGAAATGCTTTATCCAATCTTACCAATTTACTTGCAAAGTATAGGATTTTCAGTTTTATTCATTGGAATCTTAGAAGGAATTGCAGAAGCCTTAGCCGGATTAAGCAAAGGCTACTTTGGTAGACTTTCAGATTCTTATGGAAAGCGACTACCATTTGTTCAGATAGGATATGCGATAAGCGCCATATCAAAGCCTCTTCTGGTTACATGGAATTTGCCTCTATGGGTATTCATAATTCGATCTGCCGACAGATTAGGTAAAGGAATTCGAACCGGAGCCAGGGACGCCCTTCTGTCTGACGAATCCACAAAAGAAAACAAAGGAAAAGTTTTCGGATTTCATCGGGGAATGGATACTTTTGGTGCTTGTGTAGGTCCGAGTCTAGCGCTTATTTACCTATACTTCTTCCCACAAAATTACAAAGGTTTATTTCTATTCGCCTTCTTCCCAGGAGCCATTGCAATTACATTTACCTTTTTTATAAAGGAAAAGGCAAAAGATTCTTCTAAGCGCACAGTAAAATCTTCTCTTTGGAATTTCTTCACGACGAGCCCGGTAGAATACAAAAACCTAATACTGGGGCTACTTCTATTTAGCCTCTTAAATAGCTCTGATGTTTTTTTACTTCTGCGGCTAAAGGAAATAGGCATTTCTGATACACAAATTGTTCTTGTCTATATTTTTTACAATTTAGTCTACGCTGTCTTTTCTTATCCAATGGGTTATCTGGGAGACAAAATTGGTTTAAAGAAGGCTTTTATTATTGGTTTAATTTTATTTAGCCTTGTATATCTAGGTATGGGTCACGGTGGGAATTTTTACTTTTATTTATTCTTGTTTTCCCTTTATGGAATTTTCGCAGCCAGCACAGAAGGAATTTCCAAAGCTTGGATAACAAATATTTGCCCCAAAGAGTCTGCTTCCGCTATCGGGCTTTATTCTGGACTAAATAGTATTTCTGCGCTAATAGCAAGTTCTTTAGCGGGACTTATTTGGATGAATCTAGGAGCAGAAAGTTTATTTTACATGGTTGGCTTTGGCGTTTTCCTGGTTTCAATTTACTTCACCAAAATTAAAGAATGA